Within the bacterium genome, the region TGAATATAAGAAATTTCTTTTAGCTTCAGGGCGCCTTCAAGTGCAACAGGAAAATTGTAACCGCGGCCAAGATATAGGAAATTGCGTTTATCGATATATTTTTCAGCTATTTCACGAATTAAATCATTACTGGTGAGGATTGCACGTACTTTGTCAGGTAACGTAAGCATTTCTTCAACAATTTGTTTACCTTCGACGGCTGACATATTGCGTAAGCGTGCGAGTAAAATTGTAATCAATGCGATCACGGTTAATTGAGACGTGAATGCTTTCGTTGAAGCGACACCAATTTCCGGTCCGGCGTGAATATACACTCCGGCATCCGTTTCACGGGCGATTGTGCTACCCACAACATTACAAATGCCCAGGACTACGGCTCCGCGTCGTTTAGCTTCGCGCATGGCCGCCAGCGTATCCGCCGTCTCCCCGGATTGACTGATGACGATGACAACGGTACCTTCCTCGATGACCGGATTGCGATAACGGAATTCCGAAGCGTATTCGACCTCGACGGGAATTCGTGCAAATTCTTCGATCATGTATTCGCCAACCAAAGCCGCATGCCAAGAAGTACCGCAAGCAATGAAAACAATTTTTTTAGCGCTTTTTAGCGCGTCAATCTGTTCGCTCAATCCGCCTAATCTTGAAATACCTTCTTCTATAACCAATCGGCCACGCATGGCATCGGTAATCGTATTAGGTTGTTCAAAAATTTCTTTGAGCATAAAATGGGCGTAACCCTGCTTCTCGATTTGCGCGACATCGAAAGTGATTTCTTCAACTTTTTTGACAACCGGCTGATTTTCCATATTCTTAGTTGTAATACCATCCAAGGTTATTACAGCCATTTCATTATCTTCCAGATAAACTACTTGCCGTGTATGTGCGACAATTGCCGAGGCATCCGAAGCAGCAAAAAATTCGTTGTTACCATGTCCTAAAACCAATGGACTGCCGTGACGAGCTACAACAATTTTATAAGGATCACGCGCTGAAACTACGGCAATTCCGTACGTACCTTTCACGCATAATAAAGCTTCTCTGACTGCCGTTTCGAGATCATTAGAACTTTCGTAAAACTCCTCGATAAGATGGACAACCGTTTCGGTATCGGTGTCCGTATGAAAGGCGTGACCTTTTTTCTGAAGTTCTATTTTCAAGGCCGCGTAGTTTTCAATAATTCCATTGTGAATGATTGCAATATCACCGCGATCGCCGATATGCGGGTGCGCATTATTCGTATTGGGAACACCGTGAGTTGCCCATCGTGTATGACCGATACCGACCGTGCCGCTGAAATTTTCAGTTTTGACAATGCCTTCAAGTTCGCTCAATTTACCCGCACTTTTTCGAATTTCCAGATGATCGTTTTCAATTATTGCAAGTCCGGCTGAATCGTAACCACGATATTCCATTCGTTTCAAACCATTCATAATAATAGGTAAAACATTACGTTTACCCACATATCCTATGATGCCACACATGTCAAACCTCCAAAATGATCAAATCTTTAAATCTAAGGCATTGATACTGTACATTTTAAAACGCAAGCGGTCAATAAAAAGCTCGCCATAATACTAAAAAAACAGCGGCACAGCAAGAGAAAATCACTCATTATTTATTGAAATTTTTGTCCGGAAGAACCGGACGATAACCCACGGCAAAAACATGTTTATTGAAGACGCATTTTTTATAAACGCCTGTCTGTTCGATAAAGTTTTGAACCCGATTAACCAATTTCCCCTCAATAATTATGCTGTTTTCTTCTGAATTAGGTTCATAAAAACTAATATCTTTCATATAAATTTTTTCAAGATCAATTCCATTAATATTCCATTCAGGCCAAGCACTTGCATCACCAGAAGACAGGCGTTTGACATACAGAACAATTTTTTCAGGTATATAATCCATGCTTTTTTTGAAATACATCTGGTCAATCGATTCATTGAACCTTCCGAACGCACTCTCTGATTGATGAAGTCCTTTGATAGGAATTCGGCGACCGTAAAAATAATATTCTGTAATCGGTGCATCGCCTGATCCATCCAAAAATACTGAATCAACAGGTGTCAAGAGGTCGGATATAACCTTTAGTAACTCAAGAAATTCCTCACGTGTCAGGACAGCGACAGCCATTTTTCTTTTTCCGTCAATGTACCGATAATAAATGACTCGACCGTTGGCGTACAGCGAAAAAGACGGTGCGTTAAGCTCTGTACCAACGAGTTCGGCGGCGCCGCCGTACACTTTTTTCTGAAAAATCATTTCCCATGGAGAATGTGTTTCAAGGTAGCTGGCTTGCGAACAACCTATGCCTACAATCAAAAACAAAAAAATACACTGGAAAACTCGATTAAACATTTTCTTGTCTTACAATGTCGAGAAGTTGAATGATATCATTTATTTCAAAATCGGCACCGGGTTCTTTAGTATCAAAAACGTCGCCGTAGCGGGCAAACACTGTTTTCATGCCAAGCTGTTTGGCGCCCAGCATATCGCGTTCGGCCCAATCGCCGATCATCAACGATTCTTGAGGCGCAATATTTAAAGCATTCAACGCTTTCATGAATGGAGCCGGATGAGGCTTGCGCTCTTTCGTATCTTCAAAAGTAATGACGACATCAAAGGTATGATGAAGCTTGAGATAACACAAACGCAGCCACGCTTCACGTGTGGGGGCATCTGTAACAACGGCTAACTTGTAACCTTTTTTGGCAAGTTCGATCAGTGTGTAGTGAACGTGAGGATACGGCACCAATGATGCTTCCCGCGATTGACGATAAGCGACGATCCCGTTTGCCAAAATTTTGTGATCAATCTTTCCAAAAAGATTTTCAAGTAAATCGTCAAAAACTTTTTGATATTCGAATCCTCGTTCGTCGTAAATCGATTTAATGCGGGTTACAATTTCGTTTTTTGGGATGTTCAGGCCGGCGTCGATCATGGCTTCAGCAGCGCTTGTGATCGCTCGTTCTTTCATCGTCATGAAATCGACCAACGTGTTGTCCAGGTCGAATACGATAGCTTTGATCATATTATTTTAATGAATGTCGTACACTTTTTTCCGCATCGCAATATTGAGTACAATGCCGACAAGCATCATGTTAGTCCAGAGTGCCGTCCCTCCATAACTTAAAAACGGAAGTGGAATACCTGTAACAGGCATGATTCCAGACGTCATTCCAATATTGACCAAAATTTGGAAAGTAAATAGAGATGCAATGCCGATTAATGTCAAACTTGAAAATTTATCGTCTACAACGTCGGCAATCATGATTATCCGTACGATGAGAATACCAAAAAACGCTAACAACGTCAATGAACCTGAAAAACCAAATTCTTCCGCCAATGCCGAAAAAATAAAATCGGTATGTTGCTCAGGCATGAAATGCAATTGTGTTTGAGAGCCTTTTAAGTAACCTTTGCCAATAAGTCCGCCGGAACCTATGGCGATCTGCGATTGTAAAACCTGATACCCCGCGCCTTTCGCATCGCGTTCCGGATCGAGAAAAGTCAGGATACGCTCTTTTTGGTAATCTTTCAATGAATCCCACAAAGGTTCTGAACCAAGTCCTACCACAACATTGATCATCAAAACAACCAAAACCATTTTGGCGCTTCGTTTTGAAAAATACAGCACCACTAAAATGAGAAATAGCGTTGCGATAAAAAAATCAAAATTGTAACCGCTTCCGATGTGAATCAATACAGTTGCGAGCGGTGAAAACATAACGAAAATCGAAAACCACGAAATACCGTGCCAGTAGAGCATCGGAAGCGCTACACATCCGATACACAACGCCGTTCCCAAATCGGGTTCCCGAAAAACAAGAAACATCGGAACACTGACCAGCGCAATTGATAAAATGATATTGTAAAGGCTGGAGGCATTGATACGTTGTAGCGCCAGCATACGTGCAATAGTAAGGATCGTCGCTACTTTGGCAAGTTCCGACGGTTGCAAACTCAACGGTCCCAATGCAATCCAGCGTTTTGCACCATAGCGTATAGGGCCGAATAACAATACGAACAGCAATAAGATCAGAATAATAGCATAAAATGTCAGCGACGCGCTATCGATCAGGCGAATCGGAATCAAAATGACGGCAATCATCAAAACAATACCGATTCCAAAAAATGAAATTTGTTTGGTGAAATTAATGTCTTCGGCATCCGTATAGGTCGCACTAAAAATTGAGACCAATCCCAGAATACATAATACGAGAGTTGGAATAAGCACGTAGTAATCTAGGTCTTTTAAAAACGCCTTTATTTTTTCGACGATTAAAATCATACCGTTATTTTTGAAAACTGGTTCGAGTCATGAGCGTCTGAAATTTTTTCTCTTTGAGTTGGCGCGGGTCAAAAGGCTTTTTATTCCGGACTTCAGTAAAATAATAATGCATAACGCGGGCGCTCATCGGAGCGGCAACGTCAGATCCTTCACCGCCATTTTCCATAATGACGGCCACAGCAATTTCAGGATTATTATATGGAGCGAACCCGATAAACCAGCCATGATAATTTCCGTGGACATTTTCCGCCGTGCCGGTTTTACCGGCTACCTGAGCCGCTCTGATGGCGGCGCCCTTCCCTGTTCCGGAATAGGTATTCACGACTGTCCACATGGCATAGCGCATGAGATCAATATTTTCGCGTTTCAAAGGAACTTGTTTGACCGGATAAATAACTTTGCGGATACCTTCTTCATCTTCGGCATATCGGACAAAATGCGGAACTTGATAACTTCCATAGTTAGCAAGCATCATGCAGTATTGAGCCATTTGGACTGGTGTTGAAAGAACTTCGCCCTGACCAATTCCAAGATTGACTACCGTTCCGGCCTTCCAGTTATTTTGTCCGTATCGGCGATTAAAATAATCAGTCGTCGGAATCACGCCGGACTTTTCATTGGGCAAATCGATGCCGGTTTGTTCGCCAAAACCAAACATCCGAGCGTATTTAGCAAGAGTATTAATTCCTAATTTCCATGCAAGATTATAAAAATACACGTCGCACGATTGTGTAATCGCATGTTCCATATTCACAGCACCGTGACCGTTATGATTCCAACAGCGGAAACGATTGCCTCCAAGAAAAAAAACGCCTTTGCACGAAAAATATGTATTTGGAGTGACGATACCTTCTTCAAGACCGGCAATTGCCGTAATCATTTTGAAAGTCGAACCGGGAGCGTACGAAGCCTGTACGATGCGATTGAACATTGGTTTGTCCGGATTTTCATTCAACGATTTCCACGACTCCGACGTGATCCCATTGACAAACCACATAATATCAAAATCCGGTTTACTGGTTGCTGCAATAATTTCGCCGGTATTAACGTCGAGCACCACAATCGAACCCTTTTGATTGCCCATAAGTGATTCGATATACCGCTGATAATTCAAATCCACTGACAAATATAGGTTATAACCGTCTTTTGGGTGTTTTGATGTGCCGAGATCCTGAATCACACGGCCTTTTGAATTGACTTCAAGCTCGTGATAACCTTTTTGGCCTCGCAATTCAATTTCATAAAAATTTTCAATGCCGGATGCGCCAACGTATTCACCGATTTTGTAATCCGTATCCACAAATTCTCCGGTACGATAATAGCTCAACCTGTTTTCGGTTATTTGATTGAGGTATCCGATAATATGCGGCATGGTAATATTCGGCGCATAAATGCGATTGATATCAACTTTATAGTCGACCCCTTTATGCCGTTCTTTTTCTTCTTCCAATTGCGCTATTATAGTAAAATCGACATTTTCTTTGATTGTAACCGGCGTATACGGCCAGGCATTGATCAGGCGCTCTTTAATCTGGCCTACGGGCATTTGGAGTTTTTTGGCAAGGTATTCAAATTCGGCTTCGCTTGAAGTATCAAATTCAGCTGGAAGGATTTGTACGGAAAAAGTCGGTTGGTTCTCTACGATCAGATTACCATAACGATCATAAATAAGTCCGCGCGCCGGGATCTCGTCAATCGTTCTGACGCGATTTCTTTCTGCACGTTCGTTCAGTTTATCGTACCGGATTACTTGCAAAAAAAACAACCGGCCGATAAGAACAGTACAGATCACTCCCAATGCAATGAGCAAAACCGTGCTGCGAATATGCACAAAAATCCTGGTTGATATTAATTTTCACGCCAATCTACCATTAATCCTTTTAAAATTCAACCAACCTAACATTTTATTTTTCAATATTGCACCTATAAAAAAAGCTCAATGGCGGTTTCCAGGGAATTTTTTTGTTGCAAAAGTGTTTAGTTGTTACTATATTACTATATAGTAATTTAACTATTCGGGATAATAACTTTAAAGGTTCACTATGATCCATCGGTTGGTAATAATTTTAGTGACAGCACAAACACTTATGGCGGGAGAGAATTTATCGCTTGAAGAAGCTTTGCGGCGTGCAAAAACCAATAATTTCGATCTTCTGCAAGCCCGATATGAAACGGATTATGCCCGCGGAGACAAAAATAAATCGTACTCGGTTTTTTTGCCACAAATCACTTTATCAGAAATGGCCATCACAACTACCGATCCGCTGAATGTATTTGGTTTCAAACTTAAACAGGAAATAGTTGCACAATCCGATTTTAATCCCACGTTGCTTAATGATCCAAAACGTATCGAT harbors:
- the glmS gene encoding glutamine--fructose-6-phosphate transaminase (isomerizing), with amino-acid sequence MCGIIGYVGKRNVLPIIMNGLKRMEYRGYDSAGLAIIENDHLEIRKSAGKLSELEGIVKTENFSGTVGIGHTRWATHGVPNTNNAHPHIGDRGDIAIIHNGIIENYAALKIELQKKGHAFHTDTDTETVVHLIEEFYESSNDLETAVREALLCVKGTYGIAVVSARDPYKIVVARHGSPLVLGHGNNEFFAASDASAIVAHTRQVVYLEDNEMAVITLDGITTKNMENQPVVKKVEEITFDVAQIEKQGYAHFMLKEIFEQPNTITDAMRGRLVIEEGISRLGGLSEQIDALKSAKKIVFIACGTSWHAALVGEYMIEEFARIPVEVEYASEFRYRNPVIEEGTVVIVISQSGETADTLAAMREAKRRGAVVLGICNVVGSTIARETDAGVYIHAGPEIGVASTKAFTSQLTVIALITILLARLRNMSAVEGKQIVEEMLTLPDKVRAILTSNDLIREIAEKYIDKRNFLYLGRGYNFPVALEGALKLKEISYIHAEGYPAAEMKHGPIALIDEDMPTVFIAPKDAIYDKVVSNIEEVRARGGKIIVITTEGNSEIRSKAEHVIYIPKTHDFLMPILSVIPLQMLAYHMAVLRGCNVDQPRNLAKSVTVE
- a CDS encoding TIGR02253 family HAD-type hydrolase — encoded protein: MIKAIVFDLDNTLVDFMTMKERAITSAAEAMIDAGLNIPKNEIVTRIKSIYDERGFEYQKVFDDLLENLFGKIDHKILANGIVAYRQSREASLVPYPHVHYTLIELAKKGYKLAVVTDAPTREAWLRLCYLKLHHTFDVVITFEDTKERKPHPAPFMKALNALNIAPQESLMIGDWAERDMLGAKQLGMKTVFARYGDVFDTKEPGADFEINDIIQLLDIVRQENV
- the mrdA gene encoding penicillin-binding protein 2; the encoded protein is MHIRSTVLLIALGVICTVLIGRLFFLQVIRYDKLNERAERNRVRTIDEIPARGLIYDRYGNLIVENQPTFSVQILPAEFDTSSEAEFEYLAKKLQMPVGQIKERLINAWPYTPVTIKENVDFTIIAQLEEEKERHKGVDYKVDINRIYAPNITMPHIIGYLNQITENRLSYYRTGEFVDTDYKIGEYVGASGIENFYEIELRGQKGYHELEVNSKGRVIQDLGTSKHPKDGYNLYLSVDLNYQRYIESLMGNQKGSIVVLDVNTGEIIAATSKPDFDIMWFVNGITSESWKSLNENPDKPMFNRIVQASYAPGSTFKMITAIAGLEEGIVTPNTYFSCKGVFFLGGNRFRCWNHNGHGAVNMEHAITQSCDVYFYNLAWKLGINTLAKYARMFGFGEQTGIDLPNEKSGVIPTTDYFNRRYGQNNWKAGTVVNLGIGQGEVLSTPVQMAQYCMMLANYGSYQVPHFVRYAEDEEGIRKVIYPVKQVPLKRENIDLMRYAMWTVVNTYSGTGKGAAIRAAQVAGKTGTAENVHGNYHGWFIGFAPYNNPEIAVAVIMENGGEGSDVAAPMSARVMHYYFTEVRNKKPFDPRQLKEKKFQTLMTRTSFQK
- the rodA gene encoding rod shape-determining protein RodA, which gives rise to MILIVEKIKAFLKDLDYYVLIPTLVLCILGLVSIFSATYTDAEDINFTKQISFFGIGIVLMIAVILIPIRLIDSASLTFYAIILILLLFVLLFGPIRYGAKRWIALGPLSLQPSELAKVATILTIARMLALQRINASSLYNIILSIALVSVPMFLVFREPDLGTALCIGCVALPMLYWHGISWFSIFVMFSPLATVLIHIGSGYNFDFFIATLFLILVVLYFSKRSAKMVLVVLMINVVVGLGSEPLWDSLKDYQKERILTFLDPERDAKGAGYQVLQSQIAIGSGGLIGKGYLKGSQTQLHFMPEQHTDFIFSALAEEFGFSGSLTLLAFFGILIVRIIMIADVVDDKFSSLTLIGIASLFTFQILVNIGMTSGIMPVTGIPLPFLSYGGTALWTNMMLVGIVLNIAMRKKVYDIH